Proteins co-encoded in one Rudaeicoccus suwonensis genomic window:
- a CDS encoding Rne/Rng family ribonuclease, which produces MEDATSHESASGADGDATQATGDDSAADAQADTDDADDEETDAASAPAAAAPLTFGLLFQAPDPVVARAPRRATSTTVTVDEADDTDADDESSDAGSAAADDDTTQTSRSRRRGGRGRRAKSESDSESGSQDAAAEDAGNSGDADISDDTSGTDDDSAEQGSRRRTRRRRRSANSGAGTDDPPGTVTKVREPRGGRDEVTAIKGSTRLEAKKQRRREGREAGRRRTVITEAEFLARRESVDRVMVVREKDGRTQIGVLEDGVLVEHYVSREVQQSSMAGNVYLGKVQNVLPSMEAAFVDIGQGRNGVLYAGEVNWDAAGLENGQAKRIENAMKSGTNVLVQVTKDPIGHKGARLTSQVSLPGRFLVYVPGNSMTGISRKLPDTERARLKKILKEIVPADAGVIVRTAAEGASEADLRADVERLQADWEQIQADAKTANAPSLLHGEPDLTVRVIRDVFNEDFAKLVVSGDKAWNQVQGYLTSVAPDLAQRLEKWTGETDIFSVHRIDEQLAKAMDRKVWLPSGGSLIIDRTEAMTVIDVNTGKFVGSGGNLEETVTKNNIEAAEEIVRQLRLRDIGGIIVVDFIDMVLESNRDLVVRRLLECLGRDRTKHQVAEVTSLGLVQMTRKRVGSGLIEIFSEPCEHCGGRGLIVHTEPVDRSSGRGGNDSNGAGTSGGRARKGRKKAEPVPEQAPGKPTGGPTAAQIAAAAHAAALSSGTKDDAVAEPAEVTVEAADSRTYDDALVVTAEPVEAAPKVSGRARRRRATAAVAAPPAVDVDSAGDTTTDATAGAHDVSNLSDDSGAAHSSAAPVADDHGAEEAAAYVPVDTEPVADDATAKAAAKRKKRKRVVAPAGPPVNLDESSDDQ; this is translated from the coding sequence GTGGAGGACGCCACCTCGCACGAGTCGGCCAGCGGTGCCGACGGCGACGCGACGCAGGCGACCGGCGACGACAGTGCTGCCGACGCGCAGGCCGACACCGACGATGCCGATGACGAAGAGACCGACGCTGCTTCGGCTCCGGCAGCCGCGGCACCCCTGACCTTCGGGCTGCTGTTCCAGGCACCCGATCCGGTCGTGGCGCGTGCTCCGCGTCGGGCGACCAGCACCACGGTCACCGTCGATGAGGCCGACGACACCGACGCCGACGACGAGTCGTCCGACGCAGGATCGGCTGCTGCCGACGACGACACCACACAGACGTCGCGGTCACGCCGCCGCGGCGGACGAGGCCGTCGCGCCAAGTCCGAGAGCGATTCGGAGTCCGGCAGCCAGGATGCCGCTGCCGAGGACGCCGGCAACTCCGGCGACGCAGATATCTCGGACGACACCTCCGGCACCGACGACGACTCCGCAGAGCAAGGCAGCCGTCGCCGTACTCGCCGGCGTCGCCGCAGCGCCAACTCCGGCGCCGGCACCGACGACCCGCCCGGCACCGTCACGAAGGTGCGTGAACCGCGCGGTGGTCGCGACGAGGTCACCGCCATCAAGGGCTCCACGCGGCTGGAGGCCAAGAAGCAGCGCCGCCGCGAGGGTCGTGAAGCCGGCCGCCGCCGCACCGTGATCACCGAGGCAGAGTTCCTCGCCCGCCGCGAGAGCGTCGACCGCGTGATGGTCGTGCGCGAGAAGGACGGCCGCACCCAGATCGGCGTTCTCGAGGACGGCGTGTTGGTCGAGCACTACGTCTCGCGCGAGGTGCAGCAGTCCTCGATGGCCGGCAACGTCTACCTCGGCAAGGTGCAGAACGTCCTGCCGAGCATGGAAGCCGCCTTCGTCGACATCGGCCAGGGCCGCAACGGCGTGCTGTATGCCGGTGAAGTCAACTGGGATGCCGCCGGCCTCGAGAACGGTCAGGCCAAGCGCATCGAGAACGCCATGAAGTCCGGCACCAACGTGCTGGTGCAGGTGACCAAGGACCCGATCGGGCACAAGGGTGCCCGCCTCACCAGCCAGGTGTCTCTCCCGGGCCGGTTCCTGGTCTACGTGCCGGGCAACTCGATGACCGGCATCTCCCGCAAACTGCCCGACACCGAGCGCGCGCGGCTGAAGAAGATCCTCAAGGAGATCGTCCCCGCCGACGCCGGCGTGATCGTCCGCACCGCCGCCGAGGGTGCCAGCGAGGCCGACCTGCGCGCCGACGTCGAGCGCCTGCAGGCGGACTGGGAGCAGATCCAGGCCGACGCCAAGACCGCCAACGCCCCGAGCCTGCTGCACGGCGAGCCCGACCTGACCGTGCGCGTGATTCGCGACGTCTTCAACGAGGACTTCGCCAAGCTGGTCGTCTCCGGCGACAAGGCGTGGAACCAGGTGCAGGGCTATCTCACCTCGGTCGCGCCTGACCTGGCCCAGCGTCTGGAGAAGTGGACCGGTGAGACCGACATCTTCTCGGTGCACCGCATCGACGAGCAGTTGGCCAAGGCGATGGACCGCAAGGTGTGGCTGCCCTCCGGTGGCTCGCTGATCATCGACCGCACCGAGGCGATGACGGTCATCGACGTCAACACCGGCAAGTTCGTCGGGTCCGGCGGCAACCTCGAGGAAACCGTCACTAAGAACAACATCGAGGCAGCCGAGGAGATCGTCCGGCAGCTGCGGTTGCGCGACATCGGCGGCATCATCGTGGTCGACTTCATCGACATGGTGCTGGAGTCCAACCGAGACCTGGTGGTCCGGCGGCTGCTGGAGTGCCTCGGCCGCGATCGCACCAAGCACCAGGTCGCCGAGGTGACCTCGCTGGGCCTGGTTCAGATGACGCGCAAGCGCGTGGGGTCCGGTCTCATCGAGATCTTCTCCGAGCCGTGCGAGCACTGCGGTGGCCGTGGTCTGATCGTCCACACCGAGCCGGTCGACCGGTCCTCGGGTCGAGGCGGCAACGACTCGAACGGTGCAGGCACCTCCGGTGGCCGTGCCCGCAAGGGCCGCAAGAAGGCTGAGCCAGTTCCCGAGCAGGCACCCGGCAAACCGACCGGTGGCCCGACGGCGGCGCAGATCGCGGCCGCTGCCCACGCGGCCGCCCTGAGCTCCGGCACCAAGGACGACGCCGTGGCAGAGCCAGCCGAGGTGACGGTGGAGGCCGCCGACTCCAGAACGTATGACGATGCTCTTGTGGTCACCGCCGAGCCGGTGGAGGCAGCACCGAAGGTGTCGGGCCGAGCCCGTCGTCGCCGCGCGACTGCTGCGGTGGCCGCGCCGCCGGCAGTCGATGTCGACAGTGCTGGTGACACCACTACGGACGCCACGGCAGGCGCGCACGACGTGTCGAATCTGTCGGACGACTCCGGCGCCGCGCACAGCTCTGCCGCACCTGTTGCGGACGACCACGGTGCGGAGGAGGCAGCGGCATACGTGCCCGTCGACACCGAGCCGGTGGCCGACGACGCAACTGCCAAGGCCGCGGCCAAGCGCAAGAAGCGCAAGCGGGTCGTCGCGCCCGCGGGGCCGCCGGTGAATTTGGATGAAAGCAGCGACGACCAGTAA
- a CDS encoding TIGR03936 family radical SAM-associated protein yields the protein MARQRVPEGPAPDPAVQKLRVHYAKRGRLRFSSTRDFQRALERALRRAEVPMAFSAGFHPHPRISYANAAPTGTASEAEYFELQLRERRDPAALRADLDGALPDGLDIIAVAEALPGALADRLAASVWRLEFADIDTETLQNAVGAFLDLDRAEVTRMMKQGPRTFDVREAVLSAATDDKGLRVVIQHMTPLVRPDDLLQALSTYAGLNPTRPPLVTRLSQGPLAGDGTVGDPLTDSRSTDPAID from the coding sequence GTGGCAAGACAGCGCGTCCCCGAAGGTCCGGCACCCGATCCGGCAGTGCAGAAATTGCGTGTGCACTACGCCAAACGAGGTCGGTTGAGATTCTCCTCGACCCGCGACTTCCAGCGGGCCTTGGAGCGGGCGCTGCGCCGGGCCGAGGTGCCGATGGCGTTCTCCGCGGGATTCCACCCGCACCCGCGCATCAGCTACGCCAATGCCGCGCCCACCGGAACAGCCAGCGAGGCGGAGTATTTCGAGCTGCAGCTGCGTGAGCGACGCGACCCAGCCGCACTGCGCGCGGATCTCGACGGCGCGTTGCCGGACGGGCTCGACATCATCGCCGTCGCCGAGGCGCTGCCCGGCGCCCTTGCCGACCGGCTCGCCGCGAGCGTATGGCGTCTGGAGTTCGCCGACATCGACACCGAGACATTGCAGAATGCTGTCGGCGCCTTCCTGGACCTCGATCGCGCCGAAGTCACCCGGATGATGAAGCAGGGCCCGCGCACCTTCGATGTGCGCGAAGCCGTTCTCAGTGCAGCGACCGACGACAAGGGACTACGCGTCGTCATACAGCACATGACTCCGCTGGTCCGTCCCGATGATCTGCTCCAGGCACTGAGCACGTATGCCGGGCTCAACCCCACCCGTCCGCCGTTGGTCACCCGACTGAGCCAGGGGCCGCTCGCGGGGGATGGCACCGTCGGCGATCCCTTGACCGATTCTCGATCGACCGATCCGGCGATTGATTGA
- a CDS encoding TetR/AcrR family transcriptional regulator, with translation MNKTRGRRTGKPDTRAQILDAVRRRFLDAGYARTTLRAIAADAGVDVALLSYHFASKQGLFTAAMAIPVRPGELLDHALDAPLQQWPERILRMLLHVWDDPRIGPVLVQTVLTSAAHEGHTGGFDEFLETELLGRLKARLAGRDGDARAVGVILTIAGVLTARYVIRVPTIAAMPQEELIRVAAPGIAVHLRGARPARRPPPG, from the coding sequence ATGAATAAAACCAGAGGTCGCCGAACCGGTAAGCCCGACACACGAGCCCAGATCCTCGATGCCGTGCGCCGCCGCTTCCTCGACGCCGGGTACGCGCGGACCACCCTGCGCGCCATCGCCGCGGACGCCGGGGTCGATGTGGCTCTGCTGAGCTACCACTTCGCCTCGAAACAGGGGCTTTTTACGGCTGCCATGGCAATTCCGGTCCGGCCCGGCGAACTTCTCGACCATGCTCTGGACGCGCCGCTCCAGCAATGGCCCGAGCGGATCCTGCGGATGCTGCTGCACGTGTGGGACGACCCGCGCATCGGTCCCGTTCTGGTCCAGACGGTGCTGACGAGCGCGGCTCACGAGGGGCACACCGGTGGCTTCGATGAATTCCTGGAGACGGAGTTGCTCGGACGGCTCAAGGCCCGGCTGGCCGGTCGCGACGGCGACGCCCGGGCTGTCGGCGTGATCCTCACGATCGCCGGGGTGCTGACAGCGCGTTACGTCATACGGGTGCCGACAATCGCGGCGATGCCTCAGGAGGAACTGATCCGCGTCGCGGCGCCGGGCATCGCCGTCCACCTGCGCGGCGCCCGGCCGGCTCGCCGGCCGCCTCCGGGTTAG
- the rplU gene encoding 50S ribosomal protein L21, with the protein MYAIVRAGGRQEKVSVGDVLTIDKVAVAAGESIELQPLLLVDGSTVTSDAGKLAKVTVKAEVVKAAKGPKITIIKYKNKTGYRKRQGHRQPLTLVKVTAIEA; encoded by the coding sequence GTGTACGCGATTGTTCGCGCAGGCGGTCGCCAGGAGAAGGTCTCCGTGGGCGACGTGCTGACCATTGACAAGGTGGCCGTGGCCGCCGGTGAGAGCATCGAACTGCAGCCGCTGCTGCTGGTCGACGGCTCCACCGTGACCTCCGACGCCGGCAAGCTGGCGAAGGTGACCGTGAAGGCCGAGGTCGTCAAGGCCGCCAAGGGCCCGAAGATCACCATCATCAAGTACAAAAACAAGACCGGCTACCGCAAGCGGCAGGGCCACCGTCAGCCGCTGACGCTGGTCAAGGTCACCGCGATCGAGGCCTGA
- a CDS encoding MFS transporter, producing the protein MRSNKGALTAVCVGLATVVSAVSSLMVALPDVARHTGASQTQLSWIVDGYALTLAALLLPGGYLGDRLGRRRVMLCGLGLIVLAAAGGALVTDPTALIGVRVVMGMAAALIMPATLSTITATFPPDERVRGVAIWAGLAGGSAVLGLFASGLLLEWFSWQAIFWFTVALATAATGLTIRSVPESRAVSIGRFDVGGAALSVLGLGVLVYSIIEAPIEGWGSARTLLGLAAGAVILCCFAVWELRNSAPLLDVRLFRHRGFAAGMLSVFSLFFVFFGFIFVFMQYLQFVRAWSPLVAACAATPVALGLLPGARIAPRLVERFGSRVLALVGMALVAIGMSGLATVHATTDYWLIAVLLWLAGTGMGWAMTPATTDITDSLPQDQQGVASAMNDVAREVGGALGIAVLGSVLSNGYRSGLPLHGVPQQVATVARESVAAAVGLPEPMSSLARSAFVDGLGDALGLAAVVLIVCALGVALVAGPTGRRKSDAADSVERPRGGATIPVTGRRRQTHGPVLRSAACEEH; encoded by the coding sequence ATGAGGAGCAACAAGGGCGCGCTGACCGCCGTCTGTGTGGGACTCGCCACGGTGGTGTCCGCGGTGTCATCGCTGATGGTCGCGCTGCCGGATGTGGCTCGTCATACCGGCGCTTCGCAGACCCAACTGTCCTGGATCGTCGACGGCTACGCGCTCACCCTCGCCGCACTGCTCCTGCCCGGTGGCTACCTGGGCGATCGTCTCGGTCGACGCCGGGTGATGCTCTGCGGACTTGGACTCATCGTGCTCGCTGCTGCAGGTGGTGCACTGGTCACGGACCCGACGGCGCTCATCGGTGTGCGTGTCGTGATGGGTATGGCGGCCGCGCTGATCATGCCCGCCACGTTGTCGACAATCACCGCGACCTTCCCGCCGGACGAACGCGTCCGTGGCGTGGCGATCTGGGCCGGGCTGGCCGGCGGCAGCGCGGTGCTCGGCCTGTTCGCCTCCGGGTTGCTGCTGGAGTGGTTCTCGTGGCAGGCGATCTTCTGGTTCACCGTTGCGCTGGCGACGGCTGCGACCGGGCTCACGATTCGCTCGGTGCCGGAGTCGCGAGCCGTGAGCATCGGGCGCTTCGACGTCGGTGGAGCAGCCCTGTCGGTGCTCGGTCTCGGCGTGCTCGTCTACTCGATCATCGAGGCGCCGATCGAGGGCTGGGGGAGTGCGCGCACCTTGCTCGGCCTCGCCGCCGGTGCTGTCATCCTGTGCTGCTTTGCCGTTTGGGAACTGCGAAACAGCGCTCCACTGCTGGATGTTCGGCTGTTTCGGCACCGCGGCTTCGCTGCCGGCATGCTGAGCGTGTTCTCGCTCTTCTTCGTCTTCTTCGGGTTCATCTTCGTCTTCATGCAGTACCTGCAGTTCGTCCGTGCCTGGTCGCCGCTGGTGGCTGCGTGCGCGGCGACACCGGTGGCACTCGGCCTCCTGCCCGGTGCCCGGATCGCTCCACGTCTGGTCGAGCGGTTCGGCTCGCGGGTGCTCGCTCTGGTCGGTATGGCGCTCGTCGCCATCGGCATGAGCGGCCTGGCGACCGTGCACGCCACCACCGACTACTGGTTGATCGCGGTTCTGCTCTGGCTGGCTGGCACCGGCATGGGCTGGGCGATGACGCCCGCGACCACCGACATCACCGACTCCCTTCCGCAGGACCAGCAGGGTGTCGCCTCCGCGATGAACGATGTCGCTCGCGAGGTCGGCGGAGCACTCGGCATCGCCGTGCTCGGCAGCGTGCTCAGCAACGGCTACCGGTCAGGACTTCCGTTGCACGGGGTTCCGCAGCAGGTGGCGACGGTGGCTCGAGAGTCCGTGGCGGCCGCGGTCGGCTTGCCCGAGCCGATGAGCTCGCTGGCCCGCAGCGCATTCGTCGACGGGCTGGGTGATGCGCTCGGCCTGGCAGCGGTCGTGCTGATCGTCTGCGCGCTCGGTGTCGCACTCGTTGCCGGACCTACCGGGCGACGCAAGTCCGACGCCGCAGATTCGGTCGAGCGTCCGCGCGGCGGAGCGACAATCCCCGTCACAGGTCGGCGCCGGCAGACGCACGGCCCTGTGCTGCGATCTGCCGCCTGCGAAGAGCACTGA
- the rpmA gene encoding 50S ribosomal protein L27, with protein sequence MAHKKGASSTRNGRDSNAQRLGVKRFGGEIVGAGEIIVRQRGTHFHPGEGVGRGGDDTLFALVPGAVQFGAKRGRKTVNIVEAEGADA encoded by the coding sequence ATGGCACACAAAAAGGGTGCATCCTCGACCCGCAACGGTCGCGATTCCAATGCCCAGCGCCTCGGCGTGAAGCGTTTCGGCGGCGAGATCGTCGGCGCCGGCGAGATCATCGTCCGTCAGCGCGGCACGCACTTCCACCCGGGTGAGGGCGTCGGCCGCGGTGGCGACGACACGCTGTTCGCACTGGTGCCCGGCGCCGTGCAGTTCGGCGCCAAGCGCGGTCGCAAGACCGTCAACATCGTGGAGGCCGAAGGCGCCGACGCCTGA